A window of the Helianthus annuus cultivar XRQ/B chromosome 4, HanXRQr2.0-SUNRISE, whole genome shotgun sequence genome harbors these coding sequences:
- the LOC110916956 gene encoding protein DOWNY MILDEW RESISTANCE 6, with the protein MAGKVISSGIQYTTLPDSYVRPVNDRPNLSQVSECNDVPVIDIGGADRELISRQIGDACRHYGFFQVINHGVADELVKKMEQVGRDFFQLPVEEKMKLYSEDPTKTMRLSTSFNVKKEQVHNWRDYLRLHCYPLDQYSPEWPSNPCYFKEYVGNYCIAVRELGMRILEFISESLGLEKERLNMILGEQGQHMAINHYPVCPEPELTYGLPGHTDPNALTILLQDTLVSGLQVQKDGKWVAVKPHPNAFVINIGDQLEALSNGEYKSVWHRAVVNSDQPRMSIASFLCPCNDSVLSAPNELIKDGSTRVFKDFTYTEYYKKFWSRNLDQEHCLEFFKN; encoded by the exons ATGGCGGGAAAAGTCATCTCCAGTGGCATCCAATACACTACTTTACCCGACAGTTACGTCCGTCCGGTCAACGACAGGCCTAACCTATCCCAAGTCTCCGAATGCAACGATGTTCCGGTTATCGACATCGGTGGAGCTGACCGGGAGCTCATAAGCCGGCAAATCGGCGATGCGTGCCGTCACTACGGCTTTTTCCAG GTGATAAACCACGGTGTGGCGGATGAATTGGTGAAGAAGATGGAGCAGGTAGGGAGAGATTTCTTCCAGTTGCCGGTTGAGGAGAAGATGAAGCTCTACTCGGAGGATCCGACGAAGACGATGAGGCTTTCGACGAGCTTCAACGTCAAGAAAGAACAAGTGCATAACTGGAGGGATTATCTCCGGCTTCACTGCTATCCTTTGGATCAGTACTCTCCTGAATGGCCTTCCAATCCTTGTTATTTCAa aGAATATGTTGGAAATTACTGTATAGCGGTACGCGAATTAGGGATGAGGATACTTGAATTCATATCGGAAAGTTTAGGTTTAGAAAAAGAGCGACTAAATATGATATTAGGCGAGCAAGGACAACATATGGCCATCAACCATTATCCAGTGTGCCCTGAACCTGAGTTAACTTATGGGTTGCCTGGTCACACTGATCCTAATGCACTCACCATACTCCTTCAAGACACGCTTGTCTCTGGATTACAAGTTCAAAAAGATGGCAAATGGGTAGCGGTTAAACCACACCCTAACGCGTTTGTCATCAACATTGGCGACCAACTAGAG GCGTTGAGTAATGGTGAATACAAGAGTGTGTGGCATCGAGCCGTGGTCAACTCAGACCAACCAAGAATGTCAATAGCTTCGTTTTTGTGTCCCTGTAATGACTCAGTCCTCAGCGCTCCTAACGAACTAATAAAAGATGGATCGACGCGtgttttcaaagactttacttacACAGAATACTACAAGAAGTTTTGGAGTCGAAATCTAGACCAAGAACATTGTTTAGAGTTCTTCAAGAACTAG